From one Streptomyces sp. ICC1 genomic stretch:
- a CDS encoding Hsp20/alpha crystallin family protein, translating to MLMRTDPFREMDRIVQQLSGSSGTWSKPSVMPMDAYREGDEYVIAFDLPGVSTEAIDIDVERNMLTVKAERRPVAKADSVKVELSERPLGVFSRQIVLADTLDTERIQADCDAGVLTLRIPIAERAKPRKISIGGESGRKQISG from the coding sequence CCCGTTCCGCGAGATGGACCGGATCGTCCAGCAGCTGTCGGGTAGTTCGGGTACGTGGTCGAAGCCGTCGGTCATGCCGATGGACGCCTACCGTGAGGGCGACGAGTACGTGATCGCCTTCGACCTCCCCGGCGTGAGCACCGAGGCGATCGACATCGACGTGGAGCGGAACATGCTGACCGTGAAGGCGGAGCGCCGCCCGGTCGCGAAGGCCGACTCCGTGAAGGTGGAGCTCTCCGAGCGGCCCCTGGGTGTCTTCTCCCGCCAGATCGTCCTGGCCGACACCCTGGACACCGAGCGCATCCAGGCCGATTGCGACGCGGGTGTCCTGACCCTGCGGATCCCGATCGCCGAGCGCGCCAAGCCCCGCAAGATCAGCATCGGCGGCGAGTCCGGCCGCAAGCAGATCTCCGGCTGA
- a CDS encoding DUF2267 domain-containing protein → MSMRRESFLAHVQERGEYETTEEADRVARVVLALLGAHLVGSVRAELAARLPETYALILLNPLQAAEPLSPERFVRAAAAWIEGASEKTALWDIGAVLSTAATAAGDVLIREVLLQLPPGYDLLFGHPQPS, encoded by the coding sequence ATGTCGATGCGCAGGGAGTCGTTCCTGGCCCACGTCCAGGAACGCGGCGAGTACGAAACAACGGAAGAAGCAGACCGAGTCGCTCGCGTCGTCCTGGCTCTGCTGGGCGCTCATCTGGTCGGCAGCGTGCGGGCCGAGCTCGCGGCCCGGCTGCCCGAGACCTACGCCCTGATCCTCCTCAACCCCCTGCAGGCCGCCGAACCCCTCTCGCCTGAGCGCTTCGTACGGGCGGCCGCGGCCTGGATCGAGGGAGCCTCCGAGAAGACGGCCCTGTGGGACATCGGCGCGGTCCTGTCCACCGCGGCCACCGCCGCGGGCGATGTCCTCATCCGCGAGGTCCTGCTCCAGCTGCCCCCGGGCTACGACCTCCTCTTCGGCCACCCCCAGCCCAGCTGA